In one window of Mercurialis annua linkage group LG4, ddMerAnnu1.2, whole genome shotgun sequence DNA:
- the LOC126677966 gene encoding uncharacterized protein LOC126677966: MMVHMQGLVNAVKKLFPYSEHRFCWRHLWSNYRSTFHHQHLKPLIWNIGIASYKSKFVAAMKVLEDSHAEAYAWISARPREHWSRYYFGTEVKCDILLNNLAEAFNKYILAARVKPILTMFEMIRTQLMKRIYDKQLLGSKFQTDVCPKILKKLDKIIDEGWKYTATPTGGPQVQVSGPGGQFVVNLPERTCTCRRWDLTGIPCVHACAAIHENNEHPRRYIDDCYSKAVYERVYSFVINPMNGADMWETDPNPFNIILPPSPVQQKKRGRKATVRRLEAEELEKQAAEKASDAQATRAKLSRKGRLRIKCSECGQFGHNIRKHLKERGQASGGGEQQPSVNEGEGPMAESEATTEVPHASPAHQTLPSETEAACNLDSQTSAVDDGAPPKRQRKKKSSTEASERYKEHLRKRPRQG, from the exons ATGATGGTTCACATGCAGGGGTTGGTCAACGCCGTGAAGAAGCTGTTTCCCTATTCTGAGCATAGGTTCTGCTGGAGGCATCTATGGTCAAATTATAGGTCCACATTTCACCATCAACACTTGAAGCCTCTGATATGGAACATTGGGATAGCTTCTTACAAATCCAAATTTGTTGCGGCAATGAAGGTTTTGGAAGACAGCCATGCAGAGGCATACGCGTGGATTAGTGCTAGACCAAGAGAGCATTGGTCTAGGTACTATTTTGGTACAGAAGTGAAGTGTGACATTCTCCTCAACAATCTGGCCGAGGCGTTCAACAAGTACATCCTGGCTGCCAGAGTGAAACCAATTTTGACCATGTTCGAAATGATCAGAACCCAGCTCATGAAGCGGATATATGACAAGCAACTTTTGGGGAGTAAATTTCAGACTGATGTGTgccctaaaattttaaagaagctTGACAAGATCATCGATGAGGGATGGAAGTACACCGCAACCCCTACCGGCGGCCCACAAGTTCAAGTTAGTGGTCCCGGGGGGCAGTTTGTGGTGAATTTGCCTGAAAGAACTTGCACCTGTAGAAGATGGGACCTGACTGGGATTCCATGCGTCCATGCCTGTGCTGCTATTCATGAGAACAATGAACACCCACGGCGGTACATTGATGACTGTTATAGCAAAGCGGTGTACGAGCGAGTTTATAGCTTTGTTATCAATCCCATGAATGGGGCTGATATGTGGGAAACAGACCCAAACCCCTTCAATATCATACTCCCACCCTCACCAGTGCAACAAAAGAAGAGAGGGAGAAAGGCAACGGTAAGGCGACTGGAGGCTGAGGAGCTTGAAAAGCAGGCTGCCGAGAAAGCAAGCGACGCACAAGCGACGAGGGCCAAGTTATCACGAAAGGGGCGTCTGCGAATTAAGTGTAGCGAATGTGGACAGTTTGGGCACAATATCAGGAAACATTTAAAGGAAAGAGGTCAAGCTTCGGGTGGAGGTGAACAGCAGCCATCTGTAAATGAAGGTGAAGGACCAATGGCAGAGAGTGAA GCTACTACTGAAGTGCCGCATGCGTCCCCAGCACACCAGACATTGCCATCTGAAACAGAAGCTGCTTGTAATCTTGACAGCCAAACGAGTGCAGTTGATGATGGTGCTCCACCCAAAAGACAGCGCAAGAAGAAGAGTAGTACAGAAGCGTCTGAAAGATACAAGGAACATCTGAGGAAAAGACCTAGGCAGGGCTAG
- the LOC126678685 gene encoding E3 ubiquitin-protein ligase SINA-like 10, which translates to MSDNIVRSFNLEVMDCPICCEPLIPPIIQCENGHTTCSTCSVKVKNCHSCTLPIGSMRNRAMEAVVEAVTVFCQNKIYGCTESFSYDAKTKHEKYCSFVPCSCPLPDCTVKGSSKMIYGHCKEMHADSFIPFHFGRRFGVSLNLDDRGLLLQEDTSDTVFVLNNTTSSYGNIITVFCLGPMSNGRCPYDIEIKFTESSVDRFHSSTKNFQDTNSYYRSLTGLLIDSSDRDFFPDGLVKMELCVCRSWELGLEDDI; encoded by the exons ATGTCTGATAATATAGTTCGTTCATTTAATCTTGAAGTTATGGATTGCCCCATCTGCTGCGAACCGTTAATTCCTCCAATTATTCAG tGTGAGAATGGCCACACAACTTGCAGCACATGCTCTGTGAAGGTTAAAAATTGCCATTCTTGCACTTTGCCCATAGGATCAATGAGAAATCGGGCGATGGAAGCGGTCGTGGAGGCTGTTACAGTGTTTTGCCAGAACAAAATTTATGGATGCACTGAAAGCTTCAGTTACGACGCAAAGACAAAACACGAGAAGTACTGTTCCTTCGTACCGTGTTCATGCCCGCTTCCAGACTGCACCGTCAAAGGGTCGTCCAAAATGATTTATGGTCACTGCAAAGAGATGCATGCAGATTCTTTTATACCATTTCATTTTGGACGTAGATTTGGTGTTTCTCTGAACTTGGATGATAGGGGCTTACTTCTCCAAGAGGACACATCAGACACTGTGTTTGTTCTGAACAACACAACGTCTTCTTAtgggaatattataactgtcttTTGTCTGGGACCAATGTCAAACGGACGCTGCCCTTATGACATCGAAATAAAATTTACTGAATCCTCCGTTGACAGGTTTCATTCTTCTACGAAGAATTTTCAAGACACCAACAGTTACTACCGTTCGTTGACAGGGTTACTTATTGATAGCAGTGATCGTGATTTTTTTCCTGACGGGTTGGTAAAGATGGAGCTTTGTGTATGTCGATCATGGGAGCTTGGTTTGGAGGATGACATTTAA
- the LOC126678686 gene encoding uncharacterized protein LOC126678686 — MGSKKTTKLGKEEREGKKRKATSEERFFEVFEIILNYNGDFEWFGNFNEDVAVRKFHIEDIGLNSLDKWLLELKVQGLLMYYWRRAGMYTEELIPMENDDHVMDMALAGAQETHRGSALCSRRDGGSLCSLERHMDRGSLEISAELKWVMKKTDVTKRNEKFKKRVYFFCLDAETMKPIKSGKRTRKNLCKIRIKNWVDGV, encoded by the exons ATGGGATCCAAAAAAACGACGAAATtgggaaaagaagaaagagaagggAAGAAACGAAAAG CTACTAGTGAAGAACGTTTTTTTGAGGTCTTTGAAATTATTCTTAACTACAATGGAGACTTTGAATGGTTTGGTAATTTTAATGAGGATGTGGCTGTCAGAAAATTTCATATTGAGGATATAGGATTAAATAGTCTAGATAAGTGGTTACTTGAATTGAAGGTTCAGGGATTGCTAATGTATTATTGGAGGCGGGCTGGCATGTATACTGAAGAATTAATTCCTATGGAAAACGATGACCATGTCATGGACATGGCACTGGCTGGGGCACAagag ACCCACcgtgggtctgctctttgcagtAGAAGAGATGGAGGTAGTTTATGTAGCCTTGAGAGACACATGGATCGTGGGTCTTTAG aAATTTCAGCAGAATTGAAATGGGTAATGAAGAAAACAGATGTAACTAAAAGAAATGAGAAATTCAAGAAAAGGGTATATTTCTTTTGCTTAGATGCAGAGACCATGAAGCCCATTAAAAGTGGAAAAAGAACAAGAAAAAATCTCTGTAAAATACGAATCAAGAACTGGGTTGATGGTGTTTAA
- the LOC126678687 gene encoding nuclear transcription factor Y subunit C-3-like yields the protein MRQAGTYSGLLLSGRSGPHCLPLARIKKIMKKSGDDVKMISGEAPIVFAKACELFIEELTKKSWMVTMQSKRRTLHKDDVVSAVIATDIFDFLFSLLDHHSIDDDPPLSDVK from the coding sequence ATGAGGCAAGCGGGGACATACTCAGGATTATTATTATCAGGAAGAAGTGGACCACACTGTCTGCCATTAGCaagaataaagaaaataatgaagaaATCTGGAGATGATGTCAAGATGATTTCTGGGGAAGCTCCCATTGTGTTTGCAAAAGCTTGTGAGCTTTTCATTGAAGAACTTACGAAGAAATCTTGGATGGTGACCATGCAATCCAAGAGAAGAACTCTTCATAAAGATGATGTTGTTTCTGCTGTTATTGCTACTGATATTTTCGATTTTCTTTTTAGCTTACTTGATCATCACTCTATCGATGATGATCCTCCGCTGTCGGATGtaaaataa